In the Phaseolus vulgaris cultivar G19833 chromosome 7, P. vulgaris v2.0, whole genome shotgun sequence genome, one interval contains:
- the LOC137830711 gene encoding probable glutamate carboxypeptidase AMP1 — translation MVQFWLKTVTAFAVKPSPLVAFVTVIVIGVVGFYSLHFPFHSAASIDASRFSHVFLSSSSNATISNYLRALTVHPHLAGTKAASVTARYVLNHFTGLGLRAHTARHSALLSYPLRSSLAAHFSDGSSLEFRLGEGEGDEEVVAPYHAYSPSGSAWAAAVFVNYGREEDFRLLAAAGVRVAGCVAVARNGGGLGRGAVVEAAERHGAAAVVVFGDDTWPRGFERGHVMRGGIGDPLSPGWGGEDGGESLGLDDSKVLKRFPKIPSMPLSAEAAERILVSLGGAPLPLDWRGTLKSSKVRNVGPGPTMLNFTYQGEMKVATIENVFAVIKGREESDRYVLLGNHRDAWTYGAVDPNSGTAALLDIARRYSILLRLGWTPRRTIILCSWDAEEFGMIGSTEWVEQNLVNLGSKAVAYLNVDCAVQGSGFFAGSTPQLDDLLLDVIKKVNDPDSEGTTIYQSWAAAGGKSNIQRLSRVDSDFAPFVQHAGVPSIDMYYGKDYPVYHTAFDSYNWMTEFGDPFFHRHVAVTGIWGLLALRLADDSIIPFNYLSYADQLQVYNDILSNLLEKQISLHPLNASIQEFASAAKEANDESKKLRLQENSDDFVDMKIRALNDRLMLTEKGFLDVDGLRGRQWFRHLVFGPHRDHESKLDFFPGIADSMSELFKMSEKERVAAIQHEVWRVVRAIQRAASALRGDFT, via the exons ATGGTTCAGTTTTGGTTAAAAACGGTAACGGCATTCGCCGTGAAGCCGTCACCGTTGGTGGCGTTCGTAACGGTAATCGTCATTGGCGTGGTGGGATTTTATTCGCtgcattttcctttccattccGCCGCTTCCATCGACGCCTCGCGCTTCAGCCACGTGTTCCTGTCGTCGTCCTCCAACGCTACGATCTCCAACTACCTGCGCGCGCTCACCGTGCACCCTCACCTCGCGGGAACAAAAGCCGCCTCCGTAACTGCACGCTACGTGCTCAACCACTTCACCGGTCTCGGGCTCCGAGCCCACACCGCGAGGCACTCCGCGCTGTTGTCGTACCCGCTGCGCTCCTCGCTCGCGGCGCATTTTAGCGACGGTTCGAGTTTGGAGTTTCGGTTGGGGGAGGGAGAGGGGGACGAGGAGGTGGTGGCGCCGTACCACGCGTACTCGCCGTCGGGGTCGGCGTGGGCGGCGGCGGTGTTTGTGAACTACGGGCGGGAGGAGGACTTCCGGTTGTTGGCTGCGGCGGGGGTGAGGGTGGCGGGGTGCGTGGCTGTGGCGAGGAACGGCGGAGGATTGGGGCGGGGGGCGGTGGTTGAGGCGGCGGAGAGGCATGGTGCGGCGGCGGTGGTGGTGTTCGGGGATGACACGTGGCCCAGGGGGTTTGAGAGGGGACACGTGATGAGAGGGGGGATTGGGGACCCGCTGAGTCCTGGGTGGGGTGGGGAGGATGGCGGTGAGAGCTTGGGTTTGGATGATAGTAAGGTTTTGAAAAGGTTTCCTAAAATTCCATCCATGCCCTTGTCTGCAGAGGCTGCTGAGAGGATCTTGGTCTCGCTTGGTGGAGCTCCTCTGCCCTTGGATTGGAGGGGTACCCTAAAGTCCTCCAAGGTTAGGAATGTTGGTCCTGGCCCCACAATGCTCAACTTCACTTATCAG GGAGAGATGAAAGTGGCTACCATTGAAAACGTTTTTGCCGTTATCAAGGGACGGGAAGAATCTGATCGCTATGTTCTGCTTGGGAACCATAGAGATGCATGGACATATGGTGCTGTTGACCCCAACAGTGGGACAGCTGCCTTACTTGACATTGCTCGTAGATATTCTATTCTATTGCGTTTGGGGTGGACTCCACGGAGGACCATCATTCTATGCAGTTGGGATGCAGAGGAATTTGGAATG ATAGGATCCACTGAGTGGGTTGAACAGAACCTTGTCAATCTTGGTTCGAAAGCTGTAGCATACCTTAATGTAGACTGTGCTGTTCAAGGGTCTGGTTTCTTTGCTGGCTCAACTCCTCAGCTAGATGATCTCCTTCTCGATGTCATCAAAAAG GTCAACGATCCTGACTCCGAGGGTACAACGATATATCAGAGTTGGGCAGCTGCTGGTGGAAAATCTAAT ATTCAAAGGCTGAGTAGAgtagattctgattttgcaccATTTGTGCAACATGCAGGGGTTCCATCTATTGATATGTATTATGGAAAAG ATTATCCTGTCTATCACACTGCTTTCGACTCCTATAACTGGATGACAGAGTTTGGAGACCCATTCTTTCACCGCCATGTAGCTG TTACAGGAATTTGGGGGCTTCTAGCCCTGCGCCTTGCTGATGATTCCATCATACCTTTCAATTATCTGTCTTATGCGGATCAGTTACAG GTGTACAATGACATATTGAGCAACTTGTTAGAAAAGCAAATTTCTCTACATCCACTAAATGCGTCGATTCAAGAATTTGCTTCTGCTGCCAAAGAAGCTAATGATGAATCAAAG AAACTGAGATTGCAAGAAAATTCAGATGATTTTGTGGATATGAAAATCCGAGCATTGAATGATAGACTAATGCTTACGGAAAAAGGCTTCTTGGATGTTGACGGGCTTCGAGGAAGGCAATGGTTTAGGCATCTT GTTTTTGGGCCTCACAGAGACCATGAAAGCAAGTTGGATTTCTTCCCTGGAATCGCTGACTCAATGTCTGAGTTGTTTAAAATGAGTGAAAAAGAAAGGGTGGCTGCAATTCAGCATGAGGTTTGGAGGGTTGTGAGGGCTATTCAAAGAGCTGCTTCAGCACTAAGAGGAGATTTCACCTAA
- the LOC137830712 gene encoding carboxylesterase 15-like, translating to MAFPPHIVEDCMGLLKLFSDGTVFRSNIQFQEQPSSTQQHNNLVLFKDYIFHRKFNLQLRLYKPKLENDDNGDEKLPLLMFLHGGGFCFGSRAWPHVHACCARLAVALRAVVAAPDYRLAPEHRLPAAVDDCVEALRWLKRQGRGGDAWATRCVDFDRVFVVGDSSGGNIAHHMAVQLGSGSREMDPVRVRGYVLMGPFFGGVVRTKSEVGPPEQMLTLDLLDRFWRLSIPIGENRDHPLANPFGPSSRNLADVKLDPILVIVGGNELLKDRAEDYATRLKELGKNIKYVEFKGKEHGFLTHDSSSQVVEDLLQIIKHFMLQNSN from the exons ATGGCTTTTCCTCCACATATAGTAGAAGACTGCATGGGCCTCCTAAAACTCTTCAGTGATGGCACCGTTTTTCGTTCCAATATTCAGTTCCAAGAACAACCTTCATCCACCCAACAACACAACAACCTCGTACTCTTCAAAGATTACATCTTTCACAGAAAATTTAACCTCCAACTCCGTCTTTACAAACCTAAACTCGAGAACGATGACAATGGTGATGAGAAGTTACCCCTGCTAATGTTCCTCCATGGTGGGGGCTTCTGCTTCGGCTCGCGCGCCTGGCCGCATGTTCATGCATGTTGTGCGCGTCTCGCGGTGGCTCTTCGTGCGGTTGTGGCGGCGCCGGACTATCGTCTGGCACCGGAGCACCGCCTTCCCGCGGCGGTCGACGACTGCGTGGAGGCGCTAAGGTGGCTGAAGAGGCAGGGGCGTGGCGGGGACGCGTGGGCGACGCGATGCGTTGACTTTGATCGCGTGTTTGTGGTTGGCGACTCGTCTGGCGGGAACATTGCGCACCACATGGCGGTCCAGCTCGGGTCCGGTTCAAGGGAGATGGACCCGGTTCGAGTACGAGGTTACGTGTTGATGGGTCCGTTTTTCGGTGGGGTGGTTCGGACCAAGTCCGAGGTTGGCCCACCCGAACAAATGCTGACACTTGATCTGCTGGACAG ATTTTGGAGGTTATCCATACCTATTGGAGAGAATAGAGATCACCCATTGGCAAACCCCTTTGGCCCTAGCAGTCGAAACCTTGCAGATGTGAAGCTTGACCCTATCTTAGTCATAGTTGGTGGCAATGAATTGCTGAAGGACAGAGCAGAAGACTATGCAACCAGGTTGAAGGAACTAGGGAAGAACATTAAATACGTTGAGTTTAAGGGCAAAGAACATGGCTTTCTCACTCATGATTCATCCTCACAGGTTGTGGAAGACCTTCTGCAAATCATTAAACACTTCATGCTTCAGAATTCTAATTAG